The following DNA comes from Musa acuminata AAA Group cultivar baxijiao chromosome BXJ1-4, Cavendish_Baxijiao_AAA, whole genome shotgun sequence.
TAAAAATCCCATCTCTTTTTCCCATAGTTTTCTTCATGTTCCACGCCGATCCTTGGATTTCTGCTCTAAAAACTTGTTCTTTATTGCTTTATAATGGGTAAAAACTCGAGGAGATGCCAAGTGCACTCAGAGGTATATCTGCTCGATGGTGCTTAGaactttatcttcttttttttctcgctTGCCTCCAAGTTCATATGTGCTTGCTGCTCTCGCTAAAGCTTAAGGTTCATTTCTCTCCATTTCTTGTGGAAATTTAAATGTAGCCAAAAGTATTTGTTGGATGTTCTGTGAATCTTTTTATCCCTCAGTATTATCTTCAACGAGATAAATAGGTCTTCTCCTAGTTTCTGAGATCTACATAAGCCCTGAAATCTTTCAGACTCGGATTTTGAGTGATCTCATGAGATCTTATGGGATTGTCTCCTATAATATTGGAAGACTTAGATCTTGGATATATCAAAGATATTCTTGATGGTTTGTCTCAGAACCAGTTCATCGTTGCTCAGCGATCTTTGGCAACGTTAGATCCAGCCATGAATAAATGATGATCATTATCTCATGCAAATAGAAGCTTACAAATCATCACTGGATGTTTAACTCTATTATTCCTGTCTTGCACAGAGGTGATGCGTTTTGCAGCTTCGAATGCCGTCAGCAGCACATAACTCAGGACGAGCTGCAGGAGAAGTGCTCGTTGACTTCCATGAAGGACACCTCCACTGCAACCACTGGATCCGAGCAAGCCGGTGACAGCGAAATGGTCGCCGCCGCATAAGCTTCAGAGTTCCTTAAGAACAGTCCATGTCATGCACTGTAGATGCTGCAGTTAGCAGAAGGGAATATAATGTAGAAACATGAAGCTGATGTCTTTTCGGTTCTCATGGAAAGCAATGAAGTCTACACCATCTTGTGCTTCGATTTGTTCTTGTGGCCTTGAATGCCAGCAACTCGTGAATCAAAATGTCCTTTTGTTTGGCCTGTATTCCAAAAAGTCTAAATCATATGAGCCAGATGATCCCCATCCTCTTCGAGTGATTCCTACAAGTCTTTTGGACACCTAAGAAGAATAGTCTTCCACAAGCATGAGCGGCAGTTTTTTGCATTGAACCAATATTCATGCTTCATGTGAAACTGAGAAATATGCTTAACGTCAGCGCCATGTGCCTTAATTCAGAGGTAGCTGAGTTGCGGAGAAAGAATTCGTGCAGCCATGTTGTTCCTTAATAGTTGCAATATATTAATGAATCATCCCTACGAAGCTTCACTGCCACCAGAGATACTGGTAATGTTAGGCGTGTAGCTTGATATGCTTTTTCCTGGCATAATTGTATCTTTACTGGGAACATTTAGATGCAGAAAACCTCTGCACATACATTGTATGAAGGCATGCATGGTTGAATGTTCATTCTATTCCCCATGTCGGCTTGCGTCAAGTGGGACCCTTCTAGGGTGCGCCCGGTAGGAAGATGCAATGATCTGCACGGCCCCATCTTTATCACCGTTCATTTAACCCACTAGCTCAGCGTCGTTCATGTCCCCATCTCTCGCTCTCGTATTTGCCGTGTGACGTAGAGATCACAAACAACGACGACCTGGTCTCGATGTTGTTCTCGTCTTCTCAGCTGTGACGTCGCTGAGCACCGAAGGCCGAAAGGTTTGcgtgctgctgcaatcttgtacTCGCTTTCTTGGGCGGACGACTTTTACCCTCTTAGTACGAGTCAATAGATTCATCGCCATCATCTTTCTGAAACTCCAACTTTATTGGAATTTCGACCATAAGCATCCTCGATCTGTTTACTTCATGCAAAGCACCGTGGTTAAACTGAATTGCCTCATTAAAACATTCACCATCGCTTCACCATGATGGAATATGAAACAGTACCGCACACTGAAGAACAACACAAGAGTGTTCATCTAACTCTACAGAGGTTAAATATGCACTTAACGTTGGACTTCTACCATCACCTTACTGTGTCACCTCCTTACCTTCAACTTGATGGTGCCACTGGCTATCAACAGAGGACAATAATATCATGTTATGTACTTGAGTTCATGTTGCGAGTTATCCTTGATATAATATGCTTTCACTTAGTGGACTGTCTTAAATTGGAACTTACTTGATGAACAATTTGCTGCTTTAAAGTGTTTGGCATAGTACAGTCTCCTAGTCCTATTACTTTATCTAAGATCTATCTAAGCAAAGATGGATTCAGTCTTGGTATATGATTGACAGAATTTGGAGACGGGAGTTCATTGGAACTCTAGCAAGAGTTGGGGAGGTAAAGCTACATAAGATATCTCGAATGACATTTgtattttctaatatatatattgctCTGTAAGATCAGATATTGTGGAATCTGCACTCGAGTGAGGGTGACTAAACTAAAAAATGAGTGTTAGATGTCCGATACCTTTCACAGTAAAAGTTGTCTCCCTCAGCACATCATAGCTTGCTGTGGATCTGGAAGCCATCTCATTCCTCTTATTAACTTAATCCTTATCATACTTCCTGATCTTGTCTGCTTGTTATAAACTATACCCTTGAGATTTGCTTACATCTGGAGTTTAGGGACTAATTAGGACttctttatgattttattattggtTTCTTTCAGATTGTGCCACTATCCAGTCCTACAATGATGTCCAGTGCCATCAAAGCCTAAACTCCAAATCACCAGTGCAAGAAGCCTATTGGTTAACAAATTGAAGTCATTAGCAGATAAATGCATGGAGAGAGTCCACAGAACCACCAACAATATGCACTAATGTTTTGAGAAAAGATCAATTATGATGCCAATACCATCACCCATGCAGGTATCTACCCTGGCAATAATTGTCACTGTTCCACAGATTCTTTTCGCCATCAGCACTGAGAATTGATACTTCACCCTTTGACTGAAGAGCAGGACAATCACGTCATACTAGTACTGAAAACTGAGAACTTCCCTGTTCATATATTGTGCTGATCAGTGAAGAGGCATTCACTGGTGATTTCTCTCATGTTTGAAGTTGCAGTTTAGTCTTACTACTCCTTAGCCAAGCCTTTTGACgtggcagtggaaatctttctcaATAATGTTATGTAGCTTGAGTTCCAGCAGTTTGTCTTAAATGAAACTTGTAAAAGACATCACTAAATTTTGCTCAACAACGGGAGAAATTAATGTGTGAAGACAACAAACTGCACTTGTGTGGTCCATCAGCTAACTGTCTCAAATAATATGAGCTGTGTATAGGATGCAGGAAGCCTCTCCAGGCTTGCTTGCTCTAAAAATTTATTGGTACAAGAATGGTGAGAAGTTAATTGGTTTGTTTGGAGCATTCAGCATGAAATCAGTTAGAAAACTATGACAGAATTAAAAGCAATGTTGCCTTTTATTAGTTTATTCCAGTTGATCCATAGGGCTGGCCCATTTTTCGATTAGGATATACTGATGACAGACAAAAACTAGGTGGAGAAGAGGCACCACAATGAATGCCACTGCCTCTTCTCTTTGGTGAAGAGGCAAACAATAACCTCGAGACAAGTCTCCTGCTAACATTAAATGAATGGATCCTGCTCTGCCTAAACATTATTGCATGAAAACAACTCTTTCATGGGCAGGCTTGCATGGTCATATTGTTGCATGAAATAAAGTCAGCTTGTGGTGGAGGATACTAAGTCTTGATAACTGATCTACTTATTCTAGATTGATAATGCATCTCTAATCCATTGTTTATTTTTCTTATCTTGTACTGCAAAATACTTCTTTTTCTTATCTTGTACTGCTAAATTCCTACTGACAAGCTTTAGGAGTGTCATGAACTGTACATGCACAAGGTTCTCAAAAAATGAACAGACATGATGGCCTGTCTTAAGAGCAATTTGTGGCTTTGTTAATGACTAATACAGATTGTGCTAATTGATAATGATGATCTGCACATGCTTAGAGGAACTGAAGAATCTGAGACTAAAACACTTATTGATATCTGAAGATGGCTATATCGGTGGATTTCAAGTGGAAAAACTGAAGGTGTTACATTGTTACTTCTATCCTGTCGTGCCTTCATTGATAATTTATCTGGGAGATCAAGCATCCATGCTTCTTCATATTTGAGTAAAAGATTGAGTTCCTTGAGTTGGATCCTTAGAAGAAGCTTGATGTTGTGATCCTCTTGCTATCTCTTTTGTCGACCAGTCAATTATTCTCTCGGAAGAACTTGTGTAAGATTATTCTTCATCTATTACTCCATGTTCTTCTAATACAAAAGATTTTATTTATGGTTAATGCTGCGCGTGTGCTAATGCTGAAAACATCGTAGAGATCCATATGCAGCTAGTATTAATTTTTAGGATACTTACTGATATTTGTCTGGTGATAACCAAAAGCGGTCTTGGTTCAAGGGTTCTTGATTCAAAGAATACAAGCACAATCCAGCTTAGTTCCTGTATATTTTAGCTCAAGTGGCTATCTTAATTGAGAATATTAGCACATGGTGACATGGGGTCTGCAGGTAAGCAAAGTTCAAATGATTTGGCACAGAGACTCAACACAGCATTCTCCTTGAATGCGTGATTTAGGCCTGAGCAAAAGAGAATTAATGGTTTGTCCTACGAACACATATTCTATTGAATCATGTCTCCAAATCTGAACGAATTATCATTGAATACAGTTCAATTTTTGTTCCACAATTTCATCTGCATCATCAGTGAGGAAGGCCAAGCCTATCAACAGTACAAGCCTCATAGCCCAGAAAAGAGCCCAATCAACCTGTGGTAAGTACAAGCTCAAGTTTCAATCAGTAGATGTGCTATTTTTTCATATCTATTCATTGCCAGAATTCATGCTCTTTAGAAGACATTTTGCTGTTAATCAAATGGTGATACTTCCAGGTCCTCCAACTCCTAGAAGTGTTTGTTAATTTTGTTGCATTTTTTGCTCATAAATGTTAGTCTTTTTCTCTTCCCAAATCACATTCATAGATGTGGAAAATGGTCTTATGGATCACCAGTTGGATTCCAGAATATTAACTTTACCATCACTCCATCACAATAATCAAGCTCTGGTGGCAATGTCctcttaaaaaaagaaaagatttatACTGTAATACTCCAAATTTAATCATATATTAGAAATAAATaaagaattaaattatttttataagaattttatgaatatattattactaatttaGATTTAAGTTTTTTGGATGGATGATTTAAATTCAATAAGTTAATCAGATAATTTTCATATTTGAATCTGGACtgataaattatatcaaaataaacCTACTTTTAAGTATAGTAAGAAACTCATAGAGGAAAAGGTTAATCCTTACCACTACTCAGAATAGAGGATAATGGGTATTTCAAAATGAGTTGAATGCACTGCAAGAAGTCATGAGTCCATCTATCAAAATCTAATGTCTGAGAATGCAGTGCGACTAATTTTATGTTGTTTGAGGAAGGAAGATGATCCCATCCTAAATCTCTATAAGTTGTTTGCAGCTCATCTAACacttaaataattttaatcaaaCACCATATTATATTTGCGACTAgctactctatatatatatataggatatcTTTAGTGCtcctagatttctttctagaatgTCTAGAGAGGATATTCTATAGAATTTTTATAAAGGATAAAGAAaagtatataaatttttcaggcgtTTGTGTGAGATGGTGTTGATATTAATTTGTGCATAGTGAGGATAATTCAAGGATCATCTcacatattaaataatttaatattttttatgaatatatCTAGGGATTTATCGAATCACGTTAAATCTTACATCAACTTTCTTATATGTTCTTTGATTATTAATCtctctatatattttttatttttgaaattctTCTCTTCCTCACATGAATGAGTGACATGGATAAGTATATTTCCCTACAAATAACACGAGTACTCATCTGTATTTTGGACGTCACTACTGTTTTCTAAACAATCTGTATATTTGCATAAGAAGGGGAACATTTCATTCTGTATTGCTATAGTTCAAATAAGCTGACTGGATTTGATAGATTGTGCTGATCACCCCACGAGCAGAGTAGGAGACAAACCTCAAACACTGATGCATTTATTTTATGTATACATCATCACATTTTGAGATTCTGAATTTTGCTGATAGGTCGGATTCTACAGAAATCAGTCGTGCATAATAAATCCAAAATCACAATTCATTTAGAGTGCAATTAACCAAAAGAATTCATGAGAAGATCTTTCTGTGCCTGACTTCTTGCATAGGTCTCTGGTTTCTTGCAGCACAGTCACAGGCTCTCCATAATCTTTCCAAGTGAAGAGGTAGAGAAAGATCAGATTTCTTTTTTTGATTCTTCAAAGTCAACACAACAATGCCGCAGACTTGCACTAGGTGCAACTGTTACATCAAATGCTTAGCTATGTTTCACTGCATGCTGCTGGTTAATTTCTGTGTCCTTCAACAAGCAGATTTAAGGCAGAACCTTCCCCAGTGAAAAGGATGTATTGATGTGGTAGGTATGATCTCCCTTTCAAAACATTAGGTGCTTGCTAAAAGATTTAGAATGGTTGTTAGATAATCCTTTCTGAGTTCCTTGCTTTTGCTTAAATTCCTGGCCATGTACTTAACAAATAATTGGAAACAAAGATGGTTGTTTTGGTTCAATTGTGTCGTTGAGTTGTAGAAAAAGAGGTTACATGTATTGGTAAAAGTGAAACTTCTTTAATGAACCTGGGTGTACTTGTGTCCCATAAGAACTCTTCTTTGTTGTTTGTTTAGAGGACAGCAATAAGACAAGCAAATGGAAGACAGGAAACTGCAAACTCTGCACTCAAAGACAAAGGACAAGAAATTACAACATGCAGCTGTTCCGCAACAAAGCACAGAAGCAACTTTGCAGACATAGAACAATGGTAGAAAAGAAAGAACAGTGGTCTCTTTGATATGGTCACATGATAGAGCAGGCATTTGGGTTGTCATCACTGAACAAGGTTGTGAACTGGTCCTCTGGCCTCACAGCTTGGCTGGAGACTTTGATGACCTCCACGTTCCTGACATACCCAGGGGGTGCCTTCTTGTCATAGGTTTGGGCAGCATACGGGTGGGCAACCAGGTTGTAAGGAACGTAAGGCCAGATCTCAGCCTTCTTCCCTGTGGATTGAACTTTCTTGAGTACCTTGTGTGGCTCAACATACCCCGTTACAGTCACCTTGTACTGCTTTCTGTTGATGTCCACTGATTGAACTCCTGTGAGGATCCATCAGAACTGCATCAGAACATCATATGATGTACTACAATGGGCACAGATCCaatagaggagaagaagaagaaacctttcATGGAAGACAGTGCATTTCTAACTTTCAGCTCACAGCCGTCACAGTCCATCCTCACCTTCAGTTCAACAGTCTGAAACTGCTTCCTCTTCCTGTACTTGTGGCCACTGCCAAGCAAGCTGGAGAGGTAGTCCATGGTGCCTCCCATGGTGGTGGTAGGAGGAGGAAGAAACTATAGAAGATTAGGAGAAACTACAAAGATGAGATATAGAAGCTCCTGTATAGTGATCTGGAAAATGGAAAGACACAAGATATTGGTATTTAGCCTATAGACGATCACAAAAATGGCAACCACATGCACCCAAGCTGTTGAAGAAAGAAGAGACTGAGCTTGATGGGAAACGAGACCAGAAAAAGGGCTACCTGAAAGAGAAATCGGGAGAagcaagaagaggaaagaagagaaCCTCAGCAGGATTGCACTGTGAAGCTTTATTATATAGTTTTCTTCACACTGCCCTTCCTTTGCTGCAACTTCGCTCCACCTCAACCCCCTTCTTAAATAGGCCTTGCAAAGGCACGAGCCACGAAAAGAACCTTCACCAAACAAACGTCGAAATGCCAGTGGAAAAGGTTTGCACTGATGCAGGAAAACTCGAAAAGGAAAAACAACACTCTACCTGTGTATATTAATGGGTTGTGTGGCCCTCGGAATAACACAACTGCGTTGTGTGTAAGAGTGGAGAACCCAGTCCTTGAGCTGTAAGAAAGCTTCATTGAAACGTGGAACTCCTAAACCTCTCGTAAGGATTCAATGAAAAGGACACTAGTAATAGCTACTGTGGTCCTTGCAAAGGACCATGTGTCTAGCTTCCATGCCATCATCACCTTCTTGCCACTGCAATACTCTCTGCTTGGGCCACAGGGGATAGCTCTCTCTCACCTGGTTGTTCTTGTCGTTTCATTAGAGTTTTCTCAGGATTTGGGAGACTGAGTAAAGAAATGAGAGATTAGCCTGTGATTGGAGGTGGTACTTTCCAGTTGTCACACCACAAGCTGGTCCTCGTGGTCTCAGATGCAGGTGTCAGAAGCAGCAAGGTAGGTTTTTGAGTTCTCCATTAGGTTTTGCTGACTTTGAGACCCAAAAGTTATCTTGATGAGCAGAATAGCCTGCTGGATTAATTTCTTTGACTTGTTTGTGTTATCATGTCTTCTTGTGAACCATTTCTCTATCAGAGGAACAGCTTGTATGGTGTTACATATGTTGGTCATCATAATTCTCCCCTCTTTACTATATATAATGCAATGAAGCTTATTAAATGAAGGGAAGCAGAGGCTCTACTCAAGTAGGCAAAAATATCAATGTCACTTCAAGCTAAAACTGATGTGGTGACTTTTTAGGTACATATCGACATCATCATTACCAACTGCAATGCTCATCCAGTGCTTTGTAATGTTTTGATGGTTCAGAGAGAGAAACTACCAACATATCCGAGTGTTCAACTATCTTATCGTTGGAGTTCTCCTGTCGTAATTCTTCTGCATCTCATCCAATTCGCTGCATGTGATCTCATATTTACTTGTGGTATGCATGCATGTGCCTGTTTCTGTGTGCTTGCAATGTGTGCAGCGTTTTGATCGTCTGGGTAGCGAAATGGAAGATTGTTAAGAGGAGCTGGAAAGCTGAGATAGCAAGAAAGGAGGCATCCTGCTGTTAATGGTCTAAGAATATAATGTTGCCAACTTTAGTTTCGACTCGTTCTTTCAAGATCTCCTTCCAAAAGATCTCAGCTTGATTCCATGGATTGCATCCAATTCGATCTATCCTCTGATGCATGAAGCCTTGGTCTTTGATAAGAGTCAAATTCTTCATTGAAAATTTGACATGTGAACATCGACTTGGTGGACAAAGATCAAATCGGATACGATGAATCTTTTACGTCAGCAACAATcacaataaaacaaaaatattattcttcaaatTAAAAATGATTCAGAGAATATTTCTCTGACTCCAGGCAATGAAAGCTTTGCACTGCTAAACTCACAAGAACATGATCTTGGAACTTCACATCTAAGTTGCAGATATCAAGCTTCTCCATCTCTAAAGTAAATGACAGGAAAGAAAGGAAAACAATTGAAGGAAGACAGAAGGCGAAAAGCTACAAAGAGGGCCTCATCCCAAACAGTGACATTTATCGTTGAGCAGCATATGCAATCTCCCCGCTACAGAAACCTGATCTCATATCTTGCAATTGAGGTAGGATGATTTCAATTGCAGTTGGAAAGTTGAAGCAGGTAGTAAAAGAACGGAAGCCAGCCATGGCCTTTTGCAAAGGAGATGAATCCTTGTGACGTAGGAGATTGGTGGTGGGGTAGCCAACGCCATCATGCCCATGCGCAATAATTGCACTCAGGTTAGATTAGATTCTGTGAAGCACTCACATGACCTTCTTACAGTGAATCTGTCAAGTTTAGCCGATAAATCCAACCCGTAGAGTAACAAGGATTTGAAGCCCTCGTAGTGTGTGGAGATCTTCATTGTGTTATCTGATCCAAGCGGAGGAAGATACAAGACAGAACAAGTACCAGTATGCTATATAGTAGGCTtcgaaagttccaactaagttccaATCATTTGCTATtagatattgcagaattccagatcGCAGACAAAACAAGTTGCTATGCGAGTTCCTCATATCTAAACAATATCTTGTGACCGACAATTCTCTTAAGATCGAAAAGATAAGTATTGCACAAACAAAGAATCATCAGTGCATTTTTCTATTCATGTAAAAGAAGAGCATTGTGGTGATGAGATTTAGATGGACTAGCAGAGAATAAAAGGagcaaagttttagtttttatgataaaaacgcTGAAAGGGGTGCTAATAAATGATGATCTGTGTATGCTTTATATTTATACGATGGTGTTGTGTGCAAGAATTAAAACCAGATTTCAGTTGTCAGACAACATTACTGATTTGCTAGTAATCAGTTCCACAAATTATTATACCAGCTTGGGAAAATATTATGTGCTTGTTATAACATGAtcttatttataaaaatgaacAATTTCCCTGCAATTTCAAATGCTTGAAAATGTTTGCTAGATCTTTtgttcttttatatttttctgtATTGACTGTTTATGAAGATTGTGCAAAAAAAATACCTTCAACACTGCAATATATTGAAGAGACCGAAGATTATTAGTTAGaatatcttctaataaaatcTGCTTAGTGACTAACAAAGTAAAGTGGAGAACACTTTTGTTCCTTTTCCCCAACAAGTCAAATATTTCATTCTCGAGGTAAAAAGGAAAACATTGTGGGCACCACTTTGGAAGGTCCTCAAGAAAACTTTGGCTGCCTAattccttgttttgtgccttgtaGCAGTAGGTCTTTTAGGCTTTGCAGCAACACCCAGTGCTATTCTCTTCTTCACCGAACATTGTGCACGAATCTGGTGGAGAGATGGCATGAATCTATGCCTATGACCCAAAATTCCATTTGGTGTCTGCAAAAAATGGCTGCGGACATTACTCTGGTGGAGAGACGAGTGACATTTGCCCTTCATTTTGCATCTCACGGGAAcaaaagaaagggaaaagaaaCCAAGCATAAAATCTAGTTAGCTACTATTTGGTTGCTTTCACCTCcggaagatctctctctctctctctctctcttttcatctTTTCTTGAAGACTAGTAGATTCAATGTAAAAAGCAGTGCGGTTTTTTTTATCCGTTTCTTCCTTATTTTCTTTTGGAAAAACAAAATGATTATGAGAATTTGCACTTTTTACTCTTTTGTTTGTTTACTTATTAAAGTATTCTCAAAAGTGATAAGAACAAGAACAATGAAatgaaagcagaaagaatcatatcTATGTTTTCTGAAATATAAACTGATGTTATATGTTAAGACATGAAATGAACACACCTGCTCTGTGTAAATCAAAGTGTTCAGTTTAAATTTCACTTTATCTCCATCAATCTGGTGGAAATAAAATGACAAAGAAAGTTCAGTTCGTTACAGTGCAATCTAGCTTTTTACTGGATGAAACTAGAAAAAAACCAAGTGTGACAAGTGATCTGATGACAAAAATTGTGCTCAGATTTATATCATCTTTTAATCTAATGCATATTGCaacatacaacaacaacaattgtACCAATCCATAATGTCTCAACTATTTAAAGGTCAGAAAGGCATATTAAAGCATCCTTCTCTTCTAAATGTTGCAATAGTTTCCAAGTAGAATCCATTCTTGCAGAGGATTTATTGTCATTTCATAGTGCTCATTGCAGTTTGAGTTTGACTCTTACTCTGTAATCCATTTGTCTTCTAAATATCCAAAAGTATATGACATTTTGTAGTGCATATTACGGTTTGGATTTGATTTTAAGACCTGTCTCAAAATCAAAACACAGATAAGTTCACATTCCCAAGAAATGGTACAAAGAACAAAAGGAGCAGATTCAACATTTGACCTATCagaaatcttaaacatgagaagcAGGGATGATACCACATTACTAACACAACCTGAGAATTATGACAAAAAAAATGATCATCCTGTTTAGCAAGCAATTTCAGAGATAGTGTGCGTGTGTGTGCAAAGTGCAAGTCTTTTCCTACAGCAAGAACCTGACCCTATCCAGCAACTAGTTCCAAGGCAGAAAAGTACAGTATATAATTCTTCACTGAGTCAAGCCTTTGTCAAAAAAACATATCTACTATGCTCAACAAGCATTAGGGTGCAAATCCTCTACATCATCTGTTGATCCCATGActcaacaaagatgaaaaattatccagaaaattccaatttctgtcacaAGATATAAGTGGTGCTTCTGTTTTGTTTGACAGAGTACCTACCTAAAAAAGACACTGTGAGCATCATTTCTCCTGGGCCAATGATGCATCAAAACCTAAAAGAAAGCACAAAACAAAAGATTAGAACTCAGAGATATATGACATTTACCATGCTACAATAATACCTCAGGGAAGATTATTTTGATGAATTTGTCCAGAGACAATAATACATCAAAACCTCAAGATGGGAACATACCAAAGAATTAGGACTCGGACATATGGCTGAGACTAGCATGCTATACTACAACAGAATAGCATAAATAAGAATCTGGAGAGCTAAGGGCTGGAATCAAATTCCAGATTACATGCTGCTATTAGGCAATAAATTTAGAGATGCTTTATAGTCACATTGAAGCTCAAGTATGTAACATAAAAACAACCTGCACTTGACTTGCAGATCACCTTTTTGTCATATAGCTCTTACAGATTTGACAATAAGAAGATACCCAATACAGGATGCAAAAGAAACATACAGTAGCAAAGGCCAAAAAAAGTTGAAAATTTGGATTTTCATAGTGCATAAACCACTATAActacatatcataaatataattaaagattCAAACTGTCAGAAATATCTTGACTCGAGTTTGACTGTGGGCAAAATACATTTTGGGAAGGTTGAAGTTGGTATCATATGACAGTGGACAAAATACATTTTGGGAAGGGTGAAATTGATTTACAAGAAGCCAGCGAGTCTCATTTCTCTTTCATTCCTGAAGACTGGGCAATGGTTGAATTTTGCCTATAAAAGTAGCTCCTAGAATTATATTTACTTTCCCAATTTGTTCAACATAGCCTTACTATTGTAATTGAACTAGCACACTGCATATGCCAACCTCTGGACAGTAACACCTGCTAAAAGGGCAATTTCTGAGAACACTGTTAATTCACTTCATTTGCACCAAACACTCTGCAAACCGAGCTAAAACGTACGTATTTTGGATTGATAAGAACATGTTATGCTCAATATGACAAAGTCATAAGAGGAGAGGAAAATATCATCCAAACATCAGTAATAGACTGTAATACACAGAGCAAAATAATAATACTCATTGCCAACAATTGAAAAAACATCCCATCAAGCCACATCATTATTAATATAGCAAACgtctaaatataattttattagataAACAGCTAAGAATTTCACCTAGCCGGAACAGAACACTTCTTCAATCCTTAGCTCCCTAGTTATGGACCAtctgaaatatgtaattttcagttCGCTAGGGATTATCTTAGTAGAAACAGGACGTCAAGAAATCTAATCATGTGTCACGCAATCAGGttataagaatcataatatgaaaaGGCAAGCATAAACTAAAATAGAAGATCTCATAATTTCTTCATGAGAAAAGCACATCCAGTAATGCGCTTAGCTGTAACAGAACTTGTCCAACCACTAGGGATGCAACAAGCTCCTTATAGATTAAGAACTCAATTCATATCACATTCCAAGCTATTACTTCATTACACGAATGGAATGGTGCACCACTCACAACAGTAGAAACATGTCCACAATCACTTATCATCATGTTGGAAGACTACTAATCCATTCGAAACTGCCTACTAATGCTGTCAATCTTGTTCATCAAACTAATTAATtaagaaagagaacaaaatttGACAAACAAAATACACAAA
Coding sequences within:
- the LOC135584438 gene encoding heavy metal-associated isoprenylated plant protein 23-like, whose amino-acid sequence is MGGTMDYLSSLLGSGHKYRKRKQFQTVELKVRMDCDGCELKVRNALSSMKGVQSVDINRKQYKVTVTGYVEPHKVLKKVQSTGKKAEIWPYVPYNLVAHPYAAQTYDKKAPPGYVRNVEVIKVSSQAVRPEDQFTTLFSDDNPNACSIM